A region from the Medicago truncatula cultivar Jemalong A17 chromosome 6, MtrunA17r5.0-ANR, whole genome shotgun sequence genome encodes:
- the LOC120575864 gene encoding probable terpene synthase 2, with translation MSTLSNSNPETKQRNLADYHPNIWGEYFIQYASESMELDQNIVTQIDTLKSHVRNMLVAKSEKPFEKVKLIDSICRLGLSYHFEKEIDEVLQHIHKSYVENGEIILEDNLFSLAVLFRVLRQHGFYVSPNVFTKFKDEQGNFNETLIMDVEGMLSLYEASHLIVHGEDILEEALAFTSTHLEFIATESSHSLAAQVKYALRQALHKSLPRLEARRYISIYEQDPSHDEILLTFSKLDFNLLQSLHQKEFGNISKWWKELDFSSKLPYARDRIVECCFWTLTVYFEPQYSRARKMLPKINVMLSLIDDTYDSYGTIDELERFTEAIERWDVIVSDDLPDYMKLLYKSFWNVYEEIEQAMIEEGREYILNYYKKEFKKAVQAYMTEARWLNENYIPTTEEYMRVSRTSCCYSLLILASYIGMGDKVTENIFKWVTNEPKIVNGAANICRLMDEIVSTEFEQKRGHVCSLLDCYKKHHGMSREAGIQECQKGVAIAWKDINRDCLRPTEVPMDFLTRALNFSRFMDVFYTDKDNYTHAEGLMKTYIKDVMVDPIPI, from the exons ATGTCTACTCTAAGTAACTCCAATCCTGAAACCAAGCAAAGAAATCTGGCAGATTATCACCCTAACATTTGGGGGGAATATTTCATTCAATATGCTTCAGAATCTATG GAACTTGATCAGAATATTGTAACACAAATTGATACACTTAAAAGTCATGTAAGAAATATGCTTGTTGCAAAATCAGAGAAACCTTTTGAGAAAGTTAAACTGATTGATTCAATATGCCGTTTGGGTTTGAgttatcattttgaaaaagagattgatGAAGTTCTGCAACATATCCACAAAAGTTATGTTGAAAATGGAGAAATAATTCTTGAAGACAACCTTTTTTCTCTTGCTGTGCTATTTAGGGTGTTGAGGCAACATGGATTTTACGTTTCACCAA ATGTGTTCACCAAGTTTAAAGATGAGCAAGGAAACTTTAACGAAACACTTATCATGGATGTCGAAGGGATGTTAAGCTTGTATGAAGCCTCACATTTGATTGTTCATGGAGAAGACATTTTGGAAGAGGCATTGGCTTTTACTTCCACGCACCTTGAGTTCATTGCTACCGAATCGAGCCATTCTCTTGCAGCACAAGTCAAATATGCTTTAAGGCAGGCTCTCCACAAGAGCTTGCCTAGGCTAGAGGCACGACGGTACATTTCTATCTATGAGCAAGATCCTTCCCATGATGAAATACTACTCACTTTCTCTAAATTAGATTTCAATTTGCTCCAAAGCCTACATCAAAAAGAATTTGGAAACATTTCCAA ATGGTGGAAGGAATTGGATTTTTCTAGCAAACTACCTTATGCACGAGACAGAATTGTGGAATGTTGCTTTTGGACTTTGACCGTATATTTTGAGCCGCAATATTCTCGAGCAAGGAAAATGTTACCGAAAATAAACGTCATGTTATCACTCATTGATGATACATATGATTCATATGGAACCATTGATGAACTTGAACGTTTTACCGAGGCAATTGAAAG GTGGGATGTTATCGTCTCGGATGATCTTCCAGATTACATGAAATTACTTTATAAATCGTTCTGGAACGTTTACGAAGAAATAGAGCAAGCAATGATCGAAGAAGGAAGGGAGTACATCCTCAACTACTACAAAAAAGAA TTTAAAAAGGCAGTCCAAGCCTATATGACTGAGGCTAGATGGTTGAACGAAAACTATATACCAACAACAGAAGAGTACATGCGCGTATCAAGAACATCATGTTGTTACAGTTTGCTAATATTAGCTTCTTACATTGGCATGGGAGACAAAGTCACTGAAAACATTTTCAAATGGGTAACAAATGAGCCAAAAATTGTTAATGGTGCTGCAAATATATGTAGGCTAATGGATGAAATTGTGTCCACTGAG TTTGAACAAAAAAGGGGACATGTTTGCTCATTGTTGGATTGTTATAAAAAGCATCATGGTATGTCTAGGGAAGCTGGTATTCAAGAATGCCAAAAAGGAGTTGCAATAGCTTGGAAAGATATAAACAGAGATTGTCTTAGGCCAACCGAAGTTCCAATGGATTTTCTAACTCGCGCTCTCAATTTTTCGCGTTTTATGGATGTGTTTTACACAGATAAAGATAACTACACACATGCTGAAGGACTGATGAAAACATACATTAAAGACGTGATGGTGGATCCAATTCCAATTTAA